The Frondihabitans australicus genome includes a region encoding these proteins:
- the pilM gene encoding type IV pilus assembly protein PilM: protein MSKSIVGVDIGAASLRAVEIANPTSAKPTLVRFGEVPLPAGSVSRGEVVEAQTVANSLKALWSQAGFKSKQVVLGMGNQRVLARDLTVAKASKARIKESLPFQVQDMLPVPVADALLDFYPVSEGIGEHGPVINGLLIAAVKDAVLGNVRASKLAGLTAVGVDLIPFAVSRLLVNRQNNGGTVALVDIGASTTSVVLLSNGVPQFVRIIPSGGDDVTRDLTSRLEIPAELAEGAKRTLGLVASSATKEDKTASAVIFETVNELLGSLRNTISYYANTRPHEHVSHIVLTGGGAQLIGLPAALAEVTRLKVVPGDPLQSVSVARSVNEQALRPSVPSLTTAIGLALGSAA from the coding sequence ATGAGCAAGTCCATCGTCGGCGTCGACATCGGTGCAGCCTCGCTGCGCGCGGTGGAGATCGCCAACCCGACCTCGGCGAAGCCCACCCTCGTGCGCTTCGGCGAGGTGCCGCTGCCGGCCGGCAGCGTGAGCCGCGGCGAGGTCGTCGAAGCGCAGACCGTCGCCAACTCCCTGAAGGCCCTCTGGTCGCAGGCCGGATTCAAGAGCAAGCAGGTGGTGCTCGGCATGGGCAACCAGCGCGTGCTCGCCCGCGACCTCACCGTCGCCAAGGCGTCCAAGGCCCGCATCAAGGAGTCCCTGCCCTTCCAGGTCCAGGACATGCTTCCGGTGCCCGTCGCCGACGCCCTCCTCGACTTCTACCCGGTCTCCGAGGGCATCGGAGAGCACGGCCCAGTCATCAACGGCCTGCTCATCGCAGCCGTGAAGGACGCCGTGCTCGGCAACGTCCGGGCGTCGAAGCTCGCCGGCCTCACCGCCGTCGGGGTCGACCTCATCCCGTTCGCCGTGTCGCGGCTCCTGGTGAACCGCCAGAACAACGGCGGCACCGTCGCCCTCGTCGACATCGGAGCCTCGACCACCTCGGTCGTCCTGCTCTCGAACGGCGTGCCGCAGTTCGTCCGCATCATCCCCTCGGGCGGTGACGACGTCACCCGTGACCTCACCAGCCGCCTCGAGATCCCCGCCGAGCTCGCCGAGGGCGCCAAGCGCACCCTCGGCCTCGTCGCCTCGTCGGCCACGAAGGAGGACAAGACGGCCTCGGCGGTCATCTTCGAGACCGTCAACGAGCTCCTGGGCAGCCTCCGCAACACCATCAGCTACTACGCCAACACCCGTCCGCACGAGCACGTCAGCCACATCGTGCTCACCGGCGGCGGCGCCCAGCTGATCGGCCTCCCCGCGGCGCTCGCCGAGGTCACGCGCCTCAAGGTCGTCCCCGGCGACCCGCTGCAGAGCGTCTCCGTCGCCCGCTCCGTCAACGAGCAGGCCCTTCGTCCCTCCGTCCCGTCGCTCACCACCGCGATCGGCCTGGCACTCGGGAGCGCAGCATGA
- a CDS encoding prepilin peptidase, with protein sequence MSLALFSTLLAAVFGLAIGSFLNVVVYRVPNGMSVSHPASACPNCHSEIRAYDNVPVLSWFVLRGKCRDCRTPISGRYPIVEAATGAFFLIVAIRFWPAAGLPSDGLHVASRLLELAAFLYLAAISLALGIIDAEHHRLPNRIVLPSYAVAIAMLGAADVLTGDFGGLLRTLIGGAALFVFYFGIAFVYPAGMGFGDIKLAGVLGLYLGFLGWGPLIVGAFAAFLVGGVFAIVLIALKRVGRKGGIPFGPWMLVGAWIGVFAGQAVFHGYLTAIGAA encoded by the coding sequence ATGAGCCTCGCCCTGTTCTCGACCCTCCTCGCCGCCGTCTTCGGCCTGGCCATCGGCTCGTTCCTCAACGTGGTCGTCTACCGCGTGCCCAACGGCATGTCGGTCTCGCACCCCGCCTCGGCCTGCCCGAACTGCCACTCCGAGATCCGCGCCTACGACAACGTGCCCGTGCTCAGCTGGTTCGTCCTCCGCGGAAAGTGCCGCGACTGCAGGACCCCGATCTCGGGTCGCTACCCGATCGTCGAGGCCGCCACCGGCGCCTTCTTCCTGATCGTGGCGATCCGCTTCTGGCCGGCCGCCGGCCTGCCCTCGGACGGCCTGCACGTCGCCTCGCGCCTCCTCGAGCTGGCGGCGTTCCTCTATCTCGCCGCCATCAGCCTCGCCCTCGGCATCATCGACGCCGAGCACCACCGTCTTCCGAACCGCATCGTGCTGCCGTCGTACGCGGTGGCGATCGCGATGCTCGGCGCGGCCGACGTGCTCACGGGCGACTTCGGCGGGCTCCTGCGCACCCTCATCGGCGGCGCGGCGCTCTTCGTCTTCTACTTCGGGATCGCATTCGTGTATCCCGCGGGCATGGGCTTCGGCGACATCAAGCTCGCCGGCGTCCTCGGCCTCTACCTGGGCTTCCTGGGTTGGGGTCCCCTCATCGTGGGAGCCTTCGCGGCCTTCCTCGTCGGTGGCGTCTTCGCCATCGTGCTGATCGCCCTCAAGCGCGTGGGGAGGAAGGGCGGGATCCCCTTCGGTCCCTGGATGCTCGTTGGCGCGTGGATCGGCGTCTTCGCCGGCCAGGCCGTGTTCCACGGCTACCTCACCGCAATCGGCGCGGCCTGA
- a CDS encoding PulJ/GspJ family protein, producing MIAAFRRRLATVTGSDRAQDRGISLVELLVAMMVFSILLAMTVGFFVSANTASVTNKQITNTTGSASNGINELTRVIRGAVTNGVANQTAPAPAFATAGSNTMLLYTSINTSSTSASSPEMVQFSVSGTSLIEQTWQPTLTNGYYVFPSTNSTPATTRVVASPIVLPSAGGPNLFTYIDTNNAAITMSNGAVPNVAAIAAVQVNLQVGTANTASQSTLLTNIVGLPNLNVSRTAQ from the coding sequence GTGATCGCCGCCTTCCGTCGCCGCCTCGCGACCGTCACCGGCTCCGACCGGGCGCAGGATCGCGGAATCTCGCTCGTCGAGCTGCTGGTGGCCATGATGGTCTTCTCGATCCTGCTCGCCATGACCGTCGGCTTCTTCGTCAGCGCCAACACGGCGAGCGTCACGAACAAGCAGATCACCAACACCACCGGTTCCGCGTCGAACGGCATCAACGAGCTCACGCGTGTGATCCGCGGGGCGGTCACCAACGGCGTCGCCAACCAGACGGCGCCCGCGCCCGCATTCGCGACGGCCGGCTCCAACACGATGCTCCTCTACACGAGCATCAACACCTCGTCGACGTCGGCCTCGTCGCCCGAGATGGTGCAGTTCAGCGTCTCGGGCACCAGCCTCATCGAGCAGACCTGGCAGCCGACGCTCACGAACGGCTACTACGTCTTCCCGTCCACGAACTCGACGCCGGCGACCACCCGCGTCGTCGCCTCGCCGATCGTGCTGCCCTCGGCCGGCGGCCCCAACCTGTTCACGTACATCGACACGAACAACGCTGCGATCACCATGTCGAACGGCGCCGTCCCCAACGTCGCGGCCATCGCGGCCGTGCAGGTCAACCTCCAGGTCGGAACGGCCAACACGGCCAGCCAGTCCACGCTGCTGACCAACATCGTCGGCCTCCCCAACCTGAATGTCTCCAGGACAGCCCAATGA
- a CDS encoding type IV pilus modification PilV family protein, with translation MKRIRQILGSDRSASLDEGFTLIEVIVALAVFSIIALTVAGAITNSLVITRDSRSRAVAENLASQDLDLDRSVSDIMNVQTKTWTTTVQNTPYTIARKVSWSTSATTSNACGTGSGTLQYKIVKVTVSWPGSGTTNPVVSTTNLAPNSRLNDPTLGTIIVAVTAADGSGASGVSVSIAPASSNPNGAAAVATPAVTDSNGCTYALKVTPGNYTVSINRANGIDYTQATTPVTTPVVVTAGTATSVPFTYDTAATVTLKYASNYSGTATLPTNLDTTFNSTTGGVDLFQLGAKTTATTPSVSLFPFTSGYTYETGAYVAPIVGSSGTVSNTPCVNVDPGAWITQNSSKQVGTSFQAPTSPGGTATINVPMGVVQLPALSGTLSLQATQVNTSANGDPGCSTAVTYSFGSLSGSPVIALPFGTWRITTAALIVVKPSSVKTAGVVNSDSTVTLDPRGVTP, from the coding sequence ATGAAGCGCATCCGCCAGATCCTCGGCTCCGACAGGTCGGCGTCCCTCGACGAGGGATTCACGCTCATCGAGGTCATCGTCGCCCTCGCTGTCTTCTCGATCATCGCCCTCACCGTCGCCGGCGCGATCACGAACTCCCTGGTCATCACGCGCGACTCCCGCTCGCGCGCCGTCGCCGAGAACCTCGCCTCGCAGGATCTCGACCTCGACCGCTCGGTCTCCGACATCATGAACGTGCAGACCAAGACCTGGACCACCACGGTCCAGAACACCCCCTACACGATCGCTCGCAAGGTCTCCTGGTCGACGTCGGCCACGACGTCGAACGCCTGTGGAACCGGCAGCGGCACGCTCCAGTACAAGATCGTCAAGGTCACCGTCAGCTGGCCGGGCAGCGGCACGACGAACCCCGTCGTCTCGACGACCAACCTCGCGCCGAACAGCCGTCTCAACGACCCCACCCTCGGCACCATCATCGTGGCGGTCACAGCTGCCGACGGCAGCGGCGCCTCGGGCGTCTCCGTCTCGATCGCCCCGGCGTCGTCCAACCCCAACGGCGCGGCCGCCGTGGCCACCCCCGCCGTGACCGACTCGAACGGCTGCACGTACGCGCTCAAGGTGACGCCCGGCAACTACACCGTGTCGATCAACCGGGCGAACGGCATCGACTACACGCAGGCGACCACTCCGGTCACGACCCCCGTCGTCGTCACCGCGGGCACCGCGACGTCCGTTCCCTTCACCTACGACACGGCCGCGACCGTGACCCTCAAGTACGCGAGCAACTACTCCGGCACGGCCACGCTCCCCACCAACCTCGACACCACGTTCAACAGCACCACGGGCGGCGTGGACCTGTTCCAGCTGGGCGCCAAGACGACTGCGACGACCCCGTCGGTGTCGCTTTTCCCCTTCACGAGCGGCTACACCTACGAGACCGGCGCGTACGTGGCGCCGATCGTGGGCAGCTCCGGCACCGTGTCGAACACACCGTGCGTCAATGTGGATCCCGGCGCCTGGATCACGCAGAACTCGTCCAAGCAGGTCGGCACGAGCTTCCAGGCTCCGACCTCGCCCGGCGGCACGGCGACGATCAACGTGCCGATGGGCGTCGTGCAGCTCCCCGCCCTGTCTGGCACGCTGAGCCTGCAGGCGACCCAGGTCAACACGAGCGCCAACGGCGACCCGGGCTGCTCGACGGCCGTCACCTACAGCTTCGGATCCCTTTCCGGCTCGCCCGTCATCGCCCTCCCGTTCGGCACGTGGCGCATCACCACAGCTGCGCTCATCGTGGTGAAGCCGTCGTCCGTCAAGACGGCGGGCGTCGTCAACAGCGACAGCACCGTCACCCTCGACCCGCGCGGGGTGACCCCGTGA
- a CDS encoding type II secretion system protein, whose protein sequence is MYFTLMGKLNARRKNLATQDDKGFTLIELLVVVIIIGILAAIAIPVYLGVQNNAKNAATQNDVTNLKTAIVSLQTTNNALPGKFSAAITSASSFPTITGSTQTYSQAGATFSSNTTSLNYGPSATDSFCIIGISAGGNTYYATASSGVSTTACTIS, encoded by the coding sequence ATGTACTTCACTCTCATGGGCAAGCTCAACGCTCGCCGCAAGAACCTCGCCACGCAGGACGACAAGGGCTTCACCCTTATCGAGCTCCTCGTCGTCGTGATCATCATCGGCATCCTCGCCGCGATCGCGATCCCGGTCTACCTCGGTGTCCAGAACAACGCCAAGAACGCCGCCACGCAGAACGACGTCACCAACCTCAAGACGGCCATCGTCTCGCTGCAGACCACGAACAACGCCCTGCCCGGCAAGTTCTCGGCCGCCATCACGAGCGCCTCGAGCTTCCCGACCATCACCGGCTCGACGCAGACCTACTCGCAGGCCGGCGCCACCTTCTCCAGCAACACCACGTCGCTGAACTACGGCCCCTCGGCCACCGACAGCTTCTGCATCATCGGCATCAGCGCCGGCGGCAACACCTACTACGCCACCGCGTCGTCGGGTGTCAGCACCACCGCCTGCACCATCTCCTAG
- a CDS encoding type II secretion system protein yields MPTALTLDVARRRRKAMFQEPDEGFTLIELLVVVIIIGILAAIAIPVYLGVQNNAKDSSLQSDVGNFKSAVLSAQATQGTAYATTKQSYTTSAGLATALPGGTATWGASTKSLTFYPSSTGFCLLGISSVTGSSFAVTDQAGVQKGSCTTAGAYSSTVVSTAP; encoded by the coding sequence ATGCCCACCGCCCTGACACTCGACGTCGCACGACGCCGTCGAAAGGCGATGTTCCAGGAGCCCGACGAGGGCTTCACCCTGATCGAGCTCCTGGTCGTGGTGATCATCATCGGCATCCTCGCCGCGATCGCCATCCCCGTGTACCTCGGCGTGCAGAACAACGCCAAGGACTCGAGCCTGCAGTCGGACGTCGGCAACTTCAAGTCGGCGGTGCTCAGCGCTCAGGCGACCCAGGGAACCGCGTACGCCACGACCAAGCAGTCCTACACGACATCGGCCGGGCTGGCCACGGCTCTTCCCGGCGGCACGGCCACCTGGGGCGCCTCGACGAAGAGTCTCACCTTCTATCCCTCGTCGACGGGCTTCTGCCTGCTGGGCATCTCGTCGGTGACCGGCAGCAGTTTCGCCGTCACCGATCAGGCCGGCGTCCAGAAGGGGTCCTGCACGACAGCGGGAGCCTACTCGTCCACGGTCGTGTCGACAGCACCCTAG
- a CDS encoding type II secretion system F family protein has product MAAALTFAYRGRDAAGKVVKGKLEASSEGAVVTRLRTMGVSPIAITESSSTGLQREISIPGLSKGVKLKDLAIMSRQMSTMIGSGLSLLRTLSILSEQTENPKLAKILTEIREDVETGVSFSDAVGKHAQYLPPIMINMVRAGETGGFLEGALDSLATNFEKEVKLMGTIKSAMTYPVVVLCMSLAAVVIMLTFIVPIFAKMFSSLGGQLPLPTQILVDLSHAMPWVLPPLIVAIIAFSAWWRGHKNDEKVRAFVDPLKLRLPVFGPLGQKIAIARFSRNFSNMIGAGVPILTALRIVGEVSGNYVLEKALIQVAESVRQGESIASPLTETEVFPMMVTQMISVGEDSGSLETMLEKIASFYDAEVQATTEALTSLIEPLLIAFLGVVVGGMIVALYMPIFQITSLIH; this is encoded by the coding sequence ATGGCTGCAGCACTCACCTTCGCCTACCGCGGCCGCGACGCCGCCGGCAAGGTCGTCAAGGGCAAGCTCGAGGCATCCAGCGAGGGCGCGGTCGTCACCCGCCTGCGCACGATGGGCGTCTCGCCGATCGCGATCACCGAGTCGTCGAGCACCGGGCTCCAGCGCGAGATCTCCATCCCGGGCCTCTCGAAGGGCGTGAAGCTCAAAGACCTCGCGATCATGAGCCGGCAGATGTCGACGATGATCGGCTCGGGTCTGTCGCTGCTGCGCACCCTGTCGATCCTGTCCGAGCAGACCGAGAACCCGAAGCTCGCGAAGATCCTCACCGAGATCCGCGAAGACGTCGAGACCGGTGTCTCGTTCTCCGACGCCGTCGGCAAGCACGCCCAGTACCTCCCGCCGATCATGATCAACATGGTGCGCGCGGGTGAGACCGGCGGCTTCCTCGAGGGCGCCCTCGACTCGCTGGCCACCAACTTCGAGAAGGAGGTCAAGCTGATGGGCACCATCAAGTCGGCGATGACCTACCCGGTCGTGGTGCTGTGCATGTCGCTGGCCGCCGTCGTCATCATGCTGACCTTCATCGTGCCGATCTTCGCCAAGATGTTCTCCTCGCTGGGCGGACAGCTGCCGCTGCCGACTCAGATCCTGGTCGACCTGTCGCACGCCATGCCGTGGGTGCTCCCGCCCCTGATCGTCGCGATCATCGCCTTCTCGGCCTGGTGGCGCGGCCACAAGAACGACGAGAAGGTCCGCGCCTTCGTCGACCCGCTGAAGCTCCGGCTCCCCGTCTTCGGCCCCCTCGGCCAGAAGATCGCCATCGCGCGCTTCAGCCGCAACTTCTCGAACATGATCGGCGCCGGCGTGCCGATCCTCACCGCGCTGCGCATCGTCGGCGAGGTGTCGGGCAACTACGTGCTCGAGAAGGCCCTGATCCAGGTCGCCGAGTCGGTTCGCCAGGGCGAGTCGATCGCCTCGCCGCTCACCGAGACCGAGGTGTTCCCGATGATGGTCACGCAGATGATCTCCGTCGGCGAGGACTCCGGTTCGCTCGAGACGATGCTCGAGAAGATCGCGTCGTTCTACGACGCCGAGGTCCAGGCCACCACCGAGGCCCTCACGTCGCTCATCGAGCCGCTGCTCATCGCCTTCCTCGGCGTCGTCGTCGGCGGCATGATCGTCGCCCTCTACATGCCGATCTTCCAGATCACCTCGCTCATCCACTGA
- a CDS encoding type IV pilus twitching motility protein PilT → MSDPLYDLPTPAEGAHRPVYSLDDATDVPAAGGWSPAPVGSRRWNREHEPATDEFGAPERSFTPSSAHAPGSAKVFDLPAPTDSPAWPPSSYPSPQSWSAPAPVAEAHEAPAAAVFDLPAPSAAAPVFDLDAAPAPTTRVMPAAPAGFDPNGAAVHVELAEHAATKADKDLIEALCQVVRQGGSDLHVTVDAPPTLRVDGSLQPAISPAPWDRHKVRAALTSLLTPERLADFDRELELDFAYTISADSRFRVNFFQQRGSLGAVFRLIPTEIKTLEQLGIDPDLGKFAGLPRGLVLVTGPTGSGKSTTLAALIDLANSTRADHIVTVEDPIEFMHNHKKSIVNQREVGGDTHSFANALKHVLRQDPDVILIGELRDLETISVALTAAETGHLVFATLHTQDAAQTIDRVIDVFPPHQQDQVRTQLASTLQGVVCQTLVPRASGKGRVVATEVMMMTPAVGNLIREGKTYQIASSMQAGRDLGMHTMDQDLADLVNAGTVTLKAAMEKVHDEEGFHRLVTRVETGNANNMMGGGIDFGDAFSGGQH, encoded by the coding sequence ATGAGTGACCCGCTGTACGACCTGCCGACCCCGGCAGAGGGCGCGCACCGCCCCGTGTACTCGCTCGACGATGCCACCGACGTCCCCGCGGCCGGCGGCTGGTCGCCCGCGCCCGTGGGCAGCCGCCGCTGGAACCGCGAGCACGAGCCCGCGACCGACGAGTTCGGCGCCCCCGAGCGCTCCTTCACGCCGTCGTCGGCGCACGCGCCCGGCTCGGCCAAGGTGTTCGACCTCCCCGCGCCGACCGACTCGCCCGCGTGGCCTCCGTCGTCGTACCCGTCGCCGCAGTCGTGGTCGGCCCCCGCGCCCGTCGCCGAGGCGCATGAGGCGCCCGCCGCGGCCGTCTTCGATCTGCCGGCGCCGAGTGCCGCGGCCCCCGTGTTCGACCTGGACGCGGCCCCGGCTCCGACCACGAGGGTGATGCCCGCTGCTCCTGCGGGCTTCGACCCGAACGGTGCCGCCGTGCACGTCGAGCTGGCCGAGCACGCCGCGACCAAGGCCGACAAGGACCTCATCGAGGCGCTGTGCCAGGTGGTCCGCCAGGGCGGCTCCGACCTCCACGTGACCGTCGACGCCCCGCCGACCCTCCGTGTCGACGGCAGCCTGCAGCCGGCCATCTCGCCCGCGCCCTGGGACCGCCACAAGGTCCGCGCCGCGCTCACGAGCCTGCTGACCCCAGAGCGCCTCGCCGACTTCGACCGCGAGCTCGAGCTCGACTTCGCGTACACGATCTCGGCCGACAGCCGATTCCGTGTGAACTTCTTCCAGCAGCGCGGCTCACTCGGCGCCGTCTTCCGTCTCATCCCCACCGAGATCAAGACGCTCGAGCAGCTCGGCATCGACCCCGACCTCGGCAAGTTCGCCGGTCTGCCCCGCGGCCTCGTCCTCGTGACCGGGCCCACCGGCTCCGGCAAGTCGACGACCCTCGCGGCCCTCATCGACCTCGCGAACTCGACCCGTGCCGACCACATCGTGACGGTGGAAGACCCGATCGAGTTCATGCACAACCACAAGAAGTCGATCGTCAACCAGCGCGAGGTCGGCGGCGACACGCACAGCTTCGCGAACGCGCTCAAGCACGTGCTGCGCCAGGACCCCGACGTGATCCTCATCGGCGAGCTCCGCGACCTCGAGACCATCTCGGTGGCGCTGACCGCCGCCGAGACCGGCCACCTCGTCTTCGCGACCCTGCACACCCAGGACGCCGCGCAGACCATCGACCGTGTGATCGACGTGTTCCCGCCGCACCAGCAGGACCAGGTGCGCACGCAGCTCGCCTCGACGCTCCAGGGCGTCGTCTGCCAGACCCTCGTGCCCCGCGCCTCCGGCAAGGGCCGCGTCGTCGCGACCGAGGTCATGATGATGACCCCGGCCGTCGGCAACCTGATCCGCGAGGGCAAGACCTACCAGATCGCCTCGTCGATGCAGGCGGGCCGCGACCTGGGCATGCACACCATGGACCAGGATCTCGCCGACCTCGTCAACGCGGGCACGGTCACCCTCAAGGCGGCCATGGAGAAGGTCCACGACGAGGAGGGCTTCCACCGCCTCGTCACGCGTGTCGAGACCGGCAACGCGAACAACATGATGGGCGGCGGCATCGACTTCGGTGACGCCTTCTCGGGAGGACAGCACTGA
- a CDS encoding GspE/PulE family protein, whose amino-acid sequence MASMTEILILHGLLPIEQLDLMSNPSDEEASVRDLLERGVVSELQIAKARAQAANMDFVELLDYPVDRNAVTMVSAAVCRRHNALPIAIHDGLLLVAVSDAGNVFALDDVRAASRMPIEWVMAEKGDLKTAIDRYLRADDELNDLTSTLEEESSASEQGAMDIANGPDDDVPIVRFVNLLVSQAIQDQASDIHIEPGESEVRVRYRIDGVLHEMQPAPKSIQNGVISRLKIMSDIDIAERRKPQDGRMSVRHGNRQIDLRVATLPTVWGEKVVMRILDNTNTSMNLRDLNLLERNFDVYAESYSKPYGMILVTGPTGSGKSTTLYTTLNAVARPEINVITVEDPVEYRMPGINQVQVNPKAGLTFASALRSILRSDPDVVLLGEIRDHETAQIAIEASLTGHLVLSTLHTNDAPSAVVRLTEMDIEPFLVGSALDCVVAQRLARRLCDRCKMPADYTPIALNALKFHVDPDQPMPTIYEPVGCQSCSNTGYRGRVALHEVMSVTEDIERLAVKRASSAEIGRLAQEQGMLTLRQDGWEKAKMGLTSVEEILRVVA is encoded by the coding sequence ATGGCGTCGATGACCGAGATCTTGATCTTGCACGGTCTCCTGCCGATCGAGCAGCTCGACCTGATGTCGAATCCGTCCGACGAAGAGGCGTCGGTGCGCGACCTGCTCGAGCGCGGCGTCGTCTCGGAACTCCAGATCGCCAAGGCCCGCGCCCAGGCCGCCAACATGGACTTCGTCGAGCTCCTCGACTACCCCGTCGACCGCAACGCCGTCACCATGGTGTCGGCCGCGGTCTGTCGCCGCCACAACGCGCTGCCCATCGCCATCCACGACGGCCTCCTGCTCGTCGCCGTGTCGGACGCCGGCAACGTGTTCGCCCTCGACGACGTGCGCGCCGCCTCCCGCATGCCCATCGAGTGGGTCATGGCCGAGAAGGGCGACCTCAAGACCGCCATCGACCGCTACCTCCGCGCCGACGACGAGCTCAACGACCTCACGTCGACCCTCGAGGAGGAGTCGAGCGCGTCCGAGCAGGGCGCGATGGACATCGCGAACGGCCCCGACGACGACGTCCCGATCGTCCGCTTCGTGAACCTCCTCGTCAGCCAGGCGATCCAGGACCAGGCCTCCGACATCCACATCGAGCCCGGCGAGAGCGAGGTGCGGGTCCGCTACCGCATCGACGGCGTGCTGCACGAGATGCAGCCGGCCCCGAAGTCGATCCAGAACGGCGTCATCTCCCGCCTCAAGATCATGAGCGACATCGACATCGCCGAGCGTCGCAAGCCTCAGGACGGCCGCATGTCGGTGCGCCACGGCAACCGGCAGATCGACCTCCGCGTCGCGACCCTCCCCACGGTGTGGGGCGAGAAGGTCGTCATGCGAATCCTCGACAACACGAACACGTCGATGAACCTGCGCGACCTGAACCTCCTCGAGCGCAACTTCGACGTGTACGCCGAGTCGTACTCGAAGCCCTACGGGATGATCCTCGTCACCGGGCCCACCGGCTCCGGCAAGTCGACCACGCTCTACACGACGCTGAACGCCGTCGCCCGCCCCGAGATCAACGTCATCACCGTCGAGGACCCGGTCGAGTACCGGATGCCCGGCATCAACCAGGTGCAGGTCAACCCGAAGGCGGGCCTCACGTTCGCCAGCGCGCTCCGCAGCATCCTGCGCTCCGACCCCGACGTCGTGCTCCTTGGTGAGATCCGCGACCACGAGACCGCCCAGATCGCCATCGAGGCTTCGCTGACCGGCCACCTCGTGCTGTCGACCCTCCACACGAACGACGCCCCCAGCGCCGTCGTCCGCCTCACCGAGATGGACATCGAGCCGTTCCTCGTCGGCTCCGCCCTCGACTGCGTCGTCGCCCAGCGCCTCGCCCGTCGCCTCTGCGACCGGTGCAAGATGCCGGCCGACTACACGCCGATCGCCCTGAACGCGCTCAAGTTCCACGTCGACCCCGACCAGCCCATGCCGACCATCTACGAGCCGGTCGGCTGCCAGTCCTGCTCCAACACGGGCTACCGCGGCCGCGTGGCCCTCCACGAGGTCATGAGCGTGACCGAAGACATCGAACGCCTCGCCGTGAAGCGCGCCTCCAGCGCCGAGATCGGCCGACTCGCCCAGGAACAGGGCATGTTGACCCTCCGCCAGGACGGCTGGGAGAAAGCCAAGATGGGCCTCACCAGCGTCGAAGAGATCCTCCGGGTCGTCGCGTAG